One genomic window of Elaeis guineensis isolate ETL-2024a chromosome 2, EG11, whole genome shotgun sequence includes the following:
- the LOC105052813 gene encoding uncharacterized protein: MDLGLYMAVTQGNVRGLREMVEKDEKILQSSTPQGNTALHLVAKLGRRDLAAEILEKRSSLIIVENAEGDTPLHIAARAGHLEIVSLLIDYASKWPADIRLALEPLRLANGRGNTALHEAVKHRNIEVALKLLGADPPAGHILNSMKESPLHIAAREGLVSIVNEILQQPWVETMEEMELEAGTGSPLHQAVLGGHDSIVETLLSKRSDLLEVTDSYGDNALHYAAQKDNAKIVEMLLKEKPSLVYAINSMKRSPLHTAADYGSTHAIKELLKCCPVTIEQVDSEGMNALHVAVMSGRFNALKCLLKTMAFDEIINQGDKDGNTPLHLAAKHSRIQSSILLMKDKRVDPSIKNNDGLTARNLVESLERLDTYELYIWKKLKKHEAKVHKKQWNDTVSMSHPLRKKMSKADEHYKLSIETYTLVAALIATVTFAATFTIPGGFHQTYGFAILGNQAAFKVFVISNTVAMCSSIVVVFCFIWAWKDPVRFKLNQLAWGHRLTVVACLAMIVTLMSAVYLVVHEESLWLAIVVMFIGCSAPILVLAILGKDVLFIPL, encoded by the exons ATGGATCTTGGACTGTACATGGCAGTGACACAGGGAAACGTTCGGGGTTTGAGAGAAATGGTCGAAAAGGACGAGAAGATTCTCCAGTCTTCAACTCCCCAAGGCAACACAGCACTCCATCTGGTAGCAAAATTAGGACGCAGAGATTTGGCCGCGGAGATCCTAGAGAAACGCAGTAGCCTCATCATCGTCGAAAACGCCGAGGGCGACACCCCCTTGCATATTGCAGCAAGGGCTGGGCACCTGGAAATCGTGTCGTTGCTGATCGATTATGCCTCCAAATGGCCAGCCGATATAAGGTTGGCATTGGAGCCATTAAGGTTGGCCAATGGAAGAGGTAACACCGCGTTGCATGAGGCAGTGAAGCACCGGAACATTGAGGTCGCGTTGAAGCTGTTGGGTGCTGATCCACCGGCTGGCCATATTCTCAACTCTATGAAGGAGTCGCCTCTCCACATTGCAGCGAGGGAGGGGTTGGTGAGCATTGTAAACGAGATTTTGCAGCAACCATGGGTAGAAACCATGGAGGAGATGGAGCTGGAGGCTGGGACGGGGTCACCTCTGCACCAGGCCGTGCTCGGTGGCCATGATA GCATTGTGGAGACGTTGTTGAGCAAACGGAGCGACTTACTCGAAGTTACGGATAGCTACGGGGATAATGCTCTTCATTATGCTGCGCAAAAGGACAATGCCAAGATCGTAGAGATGCTGCTGAAGGAAAAACCTTCGCTCGTCTATGCCATAAACTCTATGAAGAGGTCTCCCCTGCACACAGCCGCCGACTATGGTTCTACTCACGCAATCAAAGAGCTGTTGAAATGTTGTCCGGTCACAATAGAGCAGGTTGATTCTGAGGGCATGAATGCTCTTCATGTTGCCGTCATGAGCGGAAGGTTCAACGCACTGAAGTGCCTATTGAAGACCATGGCGTTTGATGAGATAATCAACCAAGGTGACAAAGACGGGAACACTCCTCTTCATCTGGCTGCAAAGCATTCTAGGATACAGTCGTCTATCTTGCTCATGAAAGACAAAAGAGTGGATCCAAGCATCAAGAATAATGATGGACTCACTGCAAGAAATTTGGTTGAATCTCTGGAAAGGCTGGACACATATGAG TTGTACATTTGGAAGAAATTGAAGAAGCACGAAGCAAAAGTACACAAGAAACAATGGAATGACACCGTAAGCATGTCTCATCCCCTCAGAAAGAAGATGTCAAAGGCCGATGAGCACTACAAATTAAGTATAGAGACCTATACTTTGGTGGCCGCACTCATCGCAACTGTCACCTTCGCTGCCACCTTCACCATTCCGGGAGGTTTCCATCAAACATACGGTTTCGCCATACTTGGGAATCAGGCAGCCTTCAAGGTCTTCGTGATCTCCAACACTGTGGCCATGTGTAGCTCCATTGTGGTTGTGTTCTGCTTCATATGGGCATGGAAGGACCCAGTTCGGTTCAAACTCAATCAGCTGGCTTGGGGCCATAGGCTCACTGTGGTTGCATGCTTGGCGATGATCGTGACGTTGATGTCAGCAGTGTACCTGGTGGTCCATGAGGAGAGCCTTTGGTTGGCTATTGTGGTGATGTTCATTGGTTGCAGCGCTCCAATACTTGTTCTGGCCATACTGGGCAAAGATGTTCTCTTCATCCCACTGTGA